Proteins encoded within one genomic window of Dyadobacter chenhuakuii:
- a CDS encoding SRPBCC family protein, with the protein MMDQALTVQDQISIEAPLSKVWEILIAPKYVRQWDELPSDFGDYYLELGRVIDWSGRSRLTVTAHEPNALLQLSLYVEKWEQSPAAYDIAYTYRLSEDENGVLLQVEIGDFAVLPDGQSYYDASVEFAKTALEKIKNLAENRL; encoded by the coding sequence AGGATCAGATAAGTATAGAAGCTCCGCTGAGCAAAGTGTGGGAAATATTGATAGCCCCGAAATACGTCAGGCAGTGGGATGAGCTTCCTTCGGATTTTGGCGATTATTACCTGGAACTTGGAAGGGTGATCGACTGGTCGGGCCGGTCGCGGCTGACGGTCACGGCGCACGAGCCTAACGCGCTTCTACAACTTTCGCTGTACGTAGAGAAGTGGGAGCAGTCGCCTGCTGCATATGACATTGCGTATACATACAGGCTCTCAGAAGATGAAAATGGCGTTTTGCTGCAAGTGGAAATTGGCGATTTTGCGGTCTTGCCAGACGGGCAGAGTTACTATGACGCTTCTGTGGAGTTCGCAAAAACGGCATTGGAGAAAATCAAAAATCTGGCGGAAAACAGACTTTAA
- a CDS encoding MerR family transcriptional regulator, giving the protein MQPNTKLYYDTNEVAEMVGCEPSALRFWEKKFPQLNPKRDARNRRRYTERDIEIIKKIMHQRDKQGRTIKGAREQMRRKEESQLLIQRLMRVRKFLVELQETL; this is encoded by the coding sequence ATGCAACCGAACACCAAACTTTACTATGATACCAACGAAGTAGCCGAAATGGTTGGCTGCGAGCCATCTGCCCTGCGCTTTTGGGAAAAGAAATTTCCACAGCTGAACCCCAAACGGGACGCACGAAACAGGCGCAGATATACGGAGCGCGACATTGAGATCATCAAAAAGATCATGCACCAGCGCGACAAGCAGGGGCGTACGATCAAAGGCGCTCGTGAGCAGATGCGAAGAAAAGAGGAATCACAGCTGCTGATTCAGCGCTTAATGCGCGTCCGGAAGTTCCTCGTGGAGTTGCAGGAGACATTGTAA
- a CDS encoding M20/M25/M40 family metallo-hydrolase yields MKYFLLLLLGCASFSSYAQKFQARAIRKHIEFLASDDMEGRGTGSLGEIRSANYIATIFGELGLKPAGTDASFFQPFPVKYAIEGNLHQVTARNVAGFLDNGATKTIVIGAHYDHLGKGFQGSSLTTDSRNKIHNGADDNASGTTGLLELARHFAKNNITEKHNYLFLAFSGEELGLIGSKYFTENPTIPLASVSCMINMDMIGRLSNEKGIIVSGWGTSPVWGKLIPDLVKAQNLKYTADSSGVGASDHTSFYLKNIPVVQFFTGVHGDYHKVSDDIERINFEGEAKILSIIAGLLENIDKETTDPQFITADNPHTGNKTSDFKVTLGVMPDYSYSGKGLKIDGVSKARPAEKAGIQAGDIITKLAGKEITSIYDYMDVLSEHEKGEKVEAEFLRGSETKKVSIIF; encoded by the coding sequence ATGAAATATTTCCTTTTGTTGCTGCTTGGCTGTGCTTCTTTTTCATCCTATGCACAGAAATTTCAGGCGCGGGCCATCCGCAAGCACATTGAATTTTTGGCGTCGGACGACATGGAAGGAAGGGGAACGGGGAGTTTGGGGGAAATCCGGTCAGCAAACTACATTGCCACGATCTTCGGGGAACTGGGCCTGAAACCTGCCGGAACGGATGCCAGTTTCTTTCAGCCCTTTCCGGTGAAATATGCCATTGAAGGCAACTTGCACCAGGTTACGGCCCGCAATGTTGCAGGATTTTTAGATAATGGTGCCACGAAAACAATCGTTATCGGTGCGCATTACGATCATTTGGGAAAAGGTTTTCAGGGAAGTTCGCTCACAACGGATAGTCGCAACAAAATCCATAATGGTGCGGACGACAATGCATCGGGTACAACGGGCCTGCTTGAACTGGCAAGGCATTTTGCAAAAAACAACATTACTGAAAAGCATAATTACCTCTTTCTGGCATTTTCGGGCGAGGAGCTAGGGCTTATCGGGTCCAAGTATTTTACAGAAAATCCGACCATTCCGCTTGCGTCCGTTTCCTGCATGATCAATATGGATATGATCGGAAGGCTTAGCAATGAAAAAGGGATCATTGTCTCGGGTTGGGGAACAAGTCCGGTCTGGGGAAAGCTGATTCCTGATCTTGTCAAGGCGCAGAATCTGAAATATACGGCTGATTCCTCTGGCGTAGGCGCATCGGATCACACTTCATTTTATTTGAAAAATATTCCTGTTGTGCAGTTCTTTACAGGCGTTCATGGCGATTATCATAAGGTTAGCGATGACATTGAGCGCATTAATTTCGAAGGTGAGGCCAAGATCCTGAGCATTATTGCCGGTCTGCTGGAAAATATAGATAAAGAAACAACTGATCCACAGTTTATAACAGCCGATAATCCGCATACAGGCAACAAAACATCTGATTTCAAGGTAACCCTGGGCGTGATGCCGGATTACAGCTATTCGGGCAAAGGCCTGAAAATCGACGGCGTTTCCAAAGCCCGTCCAGCCGAAAAAGCCGGGATACAGGCCGGTGACATCATTACAAAGCTTGCCGGTAAAGAGATAACATCCATTTACGATTACATGGA